The genomic DNA ACGTCGACCAGGCCGGCACCCTCGGCGCCGGTGTCGAGCAGGTTCGTCATCCAGGCGCGTTCCTCGGGCAGGAAGCCGCTGTTCTTCTGGTTGCTGCGCCAGTTCTTGAGGTCGATCTCCCGGTGCGCGATGTTGATGTCGCCGCAGAGGATGAAGTCGCGCTCGCGCTTGAGTGCGACCAGGTGCGGAAAGAAGCCCTTGAGGAAGCGGAATTTCGCAGCCTGCCGCTCCTCGCCCGAGGAGCCGCTCGGAAAGTAGCAGCTGATGATGGAGCGCTTGCGTTGGGGCGTGTCGAAGCGCAGCTCGAGGTAGCGGCCCTCGGCATCGAATTCCGGATCGCCCCAACCCACCACGACCTTGCTGGGCGCGTGCTTCGTGTAGATCGCGGTGCCGGCATAGCCTTTCTTCTCGGCGAAATGGAAGTGGCCTTTCAGCTCCGCCATCTCCTCGAAGCGGCCTTCGATGTCGCTCGCCTGGACGCGGATCTCCTGCATGCAAATACAATCCGGCGCGAGTTCGGCCACCCAGTCGGCGACGCCCTTGGTGGCGGCCGAGCGCAGGCCATTGAGGTTGAGGCTGGTCAGTTTGAACACGAGGATATTTCCGATGACTGAGGCGGTTTCCGGAGTTGAAGGGCAGGACGCAGGCGGCGCGTTGGCGCAGGAATTCGTGCAGTTCGCGCTGGAGTCGGGGGTGCTGCGCTTCGGCGAGTTCAAGACCAAGGCCGGCCGCATGAGCCCCTATTTCTTCAACGCGGGCCTGTTCGACGACGGCGCCAAGCTTGCGCGGCTGGCTGGATTCTATGCAGACCGGCTGATCGCCAGCGGCCTCGAATTCGATATGATCTTCGGCCCGGCCTACAAGGGCATTCCGCTGGGCGCGACCTTGGTCGCCGAGCTCGCCCGGCGCGGCCGCAACGTGCCCTTCGCCTACAACCGCAAGGAAGCCAAGGACCACGGCGAGGGCGGCACGCTGGTCGGCGCGCCGCTGCGGGGCCGCGTGCTGATCGTCGACGACGTGATGTCGGCCGGCACCGCCGTGCGCGAGTCGATCGCCGCCATCCGCAGTGCCGGCGCCACGCCGCATGCGGTCGCGATCGCCCTCGACCGACAGGAGAAGGCGACGGAAGATGGCATCGATGTGGCCCACAGCGCCGTGCAATATGTACGAAATCGGCTGGGACTCGAGGTGATCGCGATCGCCACGCTCGATGACTTGCTACAGTACCTCTCGGGCCGCGCAGACAGCGAACTGGGCGCCCACCGGCAGGGAGTATTGGCTTACAGGGCGCGCTACGGCGTCGCTTGATTCAACCCCTGTCTGGAGGCGGACGTTGGCGCGCACCCGAGCATTCATCGCATCATGGGCCTTGCTGTTGGCCGCAGCCGGCACGGCCCACGCACAAAAGGCGCCGGCTCCCGGCGCCCCACCGGCTGCCGGCATCTACACCTGCACCGATGCGCGGGGCCGCACCATCACGGCCGACCGACCGATCGCGGACTGCAACGACCGCGAGCAGCGCGAACTCGGCCCCAGCGGCACCGTGCGCCGCAAGATCGAACCCACCTACACGGCGCGCGAGCAGGCCGAGCGCGACGAGGCTGCGCGCCAGGCGGCGCTCGCGGCCTCGCGGCAGGTCGAGGAGCGACGCCGCGAGCGCGCCTTGCTGATGCGCTACCCCAACCCGGCGGCGCATGACCGCGAGCGCGCCGAGGCGCTGGTCCAGATCGACGCGGTGATCCAGGCGGCGCAGAAGCGCCTGGGCGAGCTGTCCGACGAGCGCAAGTCGATCGACGACGAGCTCGAGTTCTACAAGAAGGACCCGACCAAGGCACCCGATTCGCTGCGCCGCAAGGCCGACGACAACGCAAAGAGCGCCGCGGTGCAGAACCACTTCATCAGCGACCAGATGGAGGAGAAGAAGCGGGTCAATAACCGCTTCGACGAGGAGCGCGCGCGCCTTCGGCCCTTGTGGGCGACCGCGACGGGCTCGGCCGCGCGCTGAGCCGGGCCCGCCGCGCGGCTGCCGACGGGCCGCTTCGTTCAGCCCAGCCGTGCTTTCAGCAGCGCATTGACCTGCGCGGGATTGGCCTTGCCCTGGCTGGCCTTCATCACTTGGCCGACCAGTGCGTTGAAGGCCTTGTCCTTGCCGGCGCGGTATTCGTCGATGTTCTTCTGGTTCGTGGCCAGAACGCCGTCGACGATCTTCTCGAGTGCGGCGGTGTCACTCATCTGCTTCAGGCCCTTGGCTTCGATGAGTGCGTCGACGTCCCGGCCTTCGCCGGTCCAGAGCGCATCGAAGACCTGGCGTGCGGCATTGTTCGAGACCGTGCCGTCGCCGATGCGCCCGATCAGCGCGGCCAGCTGCGCGGCCGTCACCGGCGCGGCATCGATCGCCATGTCCTGCTGGTTGAGCCGGCGCGCGATCTCGCCGGTGATCCAGTTGCTGGCGAGCTTGGCATGGGCGCCGGCCGCCACAGCGCTCTGGAAGTAGTGCGCGAAGGCCGGGCTCTGCGTGAGCTGCGCGGCGTCGTAGGCCGACAGTCCGTGGTCGCGCACATAGCGCTCGGCCATCGCGCGTGGCAGCTCGGGCATCGCGGCGCGCACGCGCTCGATCCATTCGGCGGCGATCGCCAGCGGCGGCAGGTCGGGATCGGGGAAGTAGCGGTAATCGGCCGCGTCTTCCTTGGTGCGCATCGCACGCGTCTCGCCGCTGTCGGGGTCGAACAGCACGGTGGCCTGCTGGATGGCGCGGCCTTCCTCGATCTCCTCGATCTGCCAGCGGATCTCGTAGTCGATCGCCTGCTGCATGAACTTGAAGCTGTTGAGGTTCTTGATCTCGCGCCGCGTGCCCAGCGGCGCGCCGGGCCTGCGCACCGACACGTTGGCGTCGCAGCGAAAGCTCCCTTCCTGCATGTTGCCGTCGCAGATGCCGATCCAGGTCACGATCTTGTGCAGCTCGCGCGCATAGGCCACGGCCTCGGCGGTGGAGCGCATGTCGGGCTCGGTCACGATCTCGAGCAGCGGCGTGCCGGCGCGGTTCAGGTCGATGCCCGATTGGCCGACGAAGTCCTCGTGCAGCGACTTGCCCGCGTCTTCCTCGAGGTGCGCACGCACCAGGCGCACGGTCTTGGGCTCGTCGCCGAGGAAGAAGCTCACCGTGCCGCCCTGCACGACCGGGATCTCGAACTGGCTGATCTGGTAGCCCTTGGGCAGGTCGGGGTAGAAGTAGTTCTTGCGCGCGAAGACGCTGCGCGGCGCGATCGTCGAGCCGAGCGCGAGGCCCAGGCGGATGGCGCGCTCGACGGCGCCCCTGTTCATCACCGGCAGCGTGCCGGGCAGCGCGAGGTCCACGGCGCAGGCCTGCGTGTTGGGCGCGGCGCCGAACGCGGTGGAGGCGCGGCTGAAGATCTTCGATGCGGTGGACAGCTGGGCGTGCGTCTCGAAGCCGATGATGACTTCATAGCCCTGCACCAGCGGGCCGGTCGGGCGCCCTTCCTGCATCTGTTCGAAGGAGGTGGTGGTCGTGCTCATTGCTCGAAGCCTCCGGGCGTGCGCAGGTGCCAGTCGGTGGCCTGCTGGAAGCGGTGCGCCGCATTCAGCAGCCTCGACTCGCCGCAGTAGTTGCCGATGAGCTGCAGGCCCACCGGCATGCCGCCGTCGAAGCCGGCCGGCACGCTCATGCCGGGCAGGCCGGCGAGCGAGGCGGGCAGCGTGAAGATGTCGGCCAGGTAGTCGGCCACCGGATCGTCGCCGTGTTCGCCGAGCTTCCAGGCGACGCTCGGCACGGCCGGGCCGGCGATCAGGTCGCATTGCGCGAAGGCCTGCTGGAAATCGTCGGCGATCATGCGGCGCACCTTCTGCGCCTGCAGGTAGTAGGCGTCGTAGTAGCCGTGCGAAAGCACATAGGTGCCGATCATGATGCGGCGCTTGACCTCGTCGCCAAAGCCTTCCTCGCGGGTCTTGCCGTACATGTCGGCGAGGTCGCGGTAATCCCGCGCCCGGTGGCCGAACTTGACGCCGTCGAAGCGGCTCAGGTTGCTCGAGGCCTCGGCCGCCGCAATGATGTAGTAGACGGGGATCGAGAGCTCGGTGCGCGGCAGTGTGATCTCGACGCGCCGGGCGCCCAGCTTTTCGTACTCGGCCAGCGCGGCCTCGATGGCGGCGCGCACGCCCGGGGCCACGCCCTCGCCGAGGAACTCGGTCGGCACGCCGAT from Variovorax sp. PBL-E5 includes the following:
- a CDS encoding exodeoxyribonuclease III, which gives rise to MFKLTSLNLNGLRSAATKGVADWVAELAPDCICMQEIRVQASDIEGRFEEMAELKGHFHFAEKKGYAGTAIYTKHAPSKVVVGWGDPEFDAEGRYLELRFDTPQRKRSIISCYFPSGSSGEERQAAKFRFLKGFFPHLVALKRERDFILCGDINIAHREIDLKNWRSNQKNSGFLPEERAWMTNLLDTGAEGAGLVDVYRMLKPDTSDEAYTWWSNRGQAYAKNVGWRLDYHLATPALAKLARDEQIFKTLKFSDHAPITVDYDFTL
- the pyrE gene encoding orotate phosphoribosyltransferase, giving the protein MTEAVSGVEGQDAGGALAQEFVQFALESGVLRFGEFKTKAGRMSPYFFNAGLFDDGAKLARLAGFYADRLIASGLEFDMIFGPAYKGIPLGATLVAELARRGRNVPFAYNRKEAKDHGEGGTLVGAPLRGRVLIVDDVMSAGTAVRESIAAIRSAGATPHAVAIALDRQEKATEDGIDVAHSAVQYVRNRLGLEVIAIATLDDLLQYLSGRADSELGAHRQGVLAYRARYGVA
- a CDS encoding DUF4124 domain-containing protein — translated: MARTRAFIASWALLLAAAGTAHAQKAPAPGAPPAAGIYTCTDARGRTITADRPIADCNDREQRELGPSGTVRRKIEPTYTAREQAERDEAARQAALAASRQVEERRRERALLMRYPNPAAHDRERAEALVQIDAVIQAAQKRLGELSDERKSIDDELEFYKKDPTKAPDSLRRKADDNAKSAAVQNHFISDQMEEKKRVNNRFDEERARLRPLWATATGSAAR
- the gatB gene encoding Asp-tRNA(Asn)/Glu-tRNA(Gln) amidotransferase subunit GatB, with translation MSTTTTSFEQMQEGRPTGPLVQGYEVIIGFETHAQLSTASKIFSRASTAFGAAPNTQACAVDLALPGTLPVMNRGAVERAIRLGLALGSTIAPRSVFARKNYFYPDLPKGYQISQFEIPVVQGGTVSFFLGDEPKTVRLVRAHLEEDAGKSLHEDFVGQSGIDLNRAGTPLLEIVTEPDMRSTAEAVAYARELHKIVTWIGICDGNMQEGSFRCDANVSVRRPGAPLGTRREIKNLNSFKFMQQAIDYEIRWQIEEIEEGRAIQQATVLFDPDSGETRAMRTKEDAADYRYFPDPDLPPLAIAAEWIERVRAAMPELPRAMAERYVRDHGLSAYDAAQLTQSPAFAHYFQSAVAAGAHAKLASNWITGEIARRLNQQDMAIDAAPVTAAQLAALIGRIGDGTVSNNAARQVFDALWTGEGRDVDALIEAKGLKQMSDTAALEKIVDGVLATNQKNIDEYRAGKDKAFNALVGQVMKASQGKANPAQVNALLKARLG